GCATGATTGTTGCCGTGAAGTCATCCAATTATCAGAGTAAGTTTTAGTCAGTACAATTAGTTGGAGAAGTAGCAACTCAAAATACCAATGTAAAACTTGATTTATTTCCTCAGGAAATCCAGAAGAAAAGCAAAGCTATATGGTACCTTTTTATCAGCTCCAGATAATGATATTGTAGAGATCTTTTTTGAGAGAATCTCTGGAGCCTTCTCCTCCTCCATGATTCCTGTTGCATGCTCTATGCAGCTGTTAGACCTACTGTCATCATATAGCATCTTCAACTCCTTCATCATTGCCTGTTACAGGAGAGCAAAGCAAGGTGGGTTGGAGGCCAAAACAGAGCAATATTTGGATTTCTCATGTTTTTAGTATCAGCACACTGGTAGTCCTTTATGAAACTTGTACAACGTTATGTTGACTAAGACCTAAAGCAAACAGGAGAATTGTTGTGGTATGAACTTAAGATTGTCGATGTCAGTTGTATGACAAGTAGCTGCATCTATGTTCATTTGCTTACCCAAAAAAGAGAAGCATGCAAGTTGGAGCAAATTTAGGGGTCTTCTCTAAGCAAAGCAGTCACcaatacaaaaattaaacacaCCTGATCACAAGTAGTCAGACTTTGAAGTTTTTTAAGGGTATCAGAAGCTAGAGAGCCAGCACGGCAGTATAATGCATATGCTTCTGTCCTCTTTCCAGCTGAACTGTAGGATTTAGCCAAGTAAAAGCACCTGTGAAAAGATTGTGAATTTGTGAGGCCTTCAATAATTACCTTCTGAGAAAACTACAGTAAAAAGGACCATAAGGCCATAAAAAATGATTCGCAATAATACCATCAACCCTGACCCTGAAGTTAGGATGATAGTGAAGCAAGATCTGAGACCTCTACATAGTTCAATATCTTTCAATTGATTAGTGAAAGCTGAAGCAAGTGACATGCAAATGTGCAATTAATTTCTTATTGTGACGTATTTAAATCTCCTTTTCTTATGGTGGAGGTGGGGCTAGGGTTAGTtggatttcaaatcaaactaaatTGCGAGTGATCTTCACATTATCCGTCTGCTTCGAACTTTGTTTTAGGCATAGTGTCGAATGTCCACACATGCAGGCAGAAAAGAGGACATGAAAATATTGTTGAATACTTTGAGAGCATACCAAAACCCAACAGCCGTGGACAGCACGAAGACCTAATATTTTCCAAACACGGACTCAATGGCGATGCCACCACCAAAACCACCAGTATATTAAGGTGCTTCAATCAAAGAATATGACGACAAGCAACAAGACCTCACTGAAACAACTGACGTGGAGAATGCAACATGAATGAATATTGGCCACAGCAATGCATATGTTCTAAATCATGCGTTATAACGCATAATGGTTCTACGGGTGGAATGTGGCCTATgttcagaaacaagaaaattcGAGCATAAGGGTGAAAATCATGATGTTGACATTTATAAGGAAGAAGAAACTAAGAATGAAGACAAGGGAGAAGATTAAGATTTCAAGCAAGATAATCCTTGCATTCAGAACCAAAACCAATATCATATGATAATGAAACagatatttttcaatctaacgGCCAAACAAATAGAGGGTGTGGCAAATTGTATTTAAGAAAGTAGGTGATGCATTGATACAAAAATTAAGTCCCCATATGAAGGAATTGTGAAAACAGCAAAATATAGATGGTGTACACGTTTTATCCGAATAGACCCAACCTCTCCATTATAATAGATTACATATATTTTCGATCACCAGGTAAACGGCATCAGCCAACTACCAGACAATACGTAAGATTGTCTTCTCAGAAAACAGGAATAGGTCACACCAGATTCACTAGCTGGGTCAAGACAACATTCAAAACACAACGATATGAGCAAAAAAAGATGGGAAGAACTTACACACAAACATATATGCGTATGACTCTATGAATAGCATTCCAAACCAGTTATAGGTGCTCCACTAAGCCTTCttaaaaaacaagtactttttttcaattttcaaacttaaaaataatgtatttatgaaaataatttttcaattttttttgcaccattcaaaagatctcatcgagatctatcaaacaagatccatattgtacaaaaaattatttcagtaagtccatttttaagcttgaaaattgcaaataagtacttatttttaagaaggtttagTGGAACACTTAACACTTctacaacaaaaaattatggacttaatAGGAAGCAAACCTCTCTGCTCGGAAAACCAAAGTTTTGAGTGCACATTCTTCTGCAAATGCCAATTCTTCTGATTTTCTATCTCTTCCAGAACTAACCAAATCTGAAAGATCAGCTGTATTCTGCAAAAAGTAAGAACAAGTATCCAAACCTGTGTTGTCAGACATAATAAAGGCTACTAGTACTGTTGCTGCAATTTCAAGTATCCCACGATGAATAGGAAATGTTAAGAATAGACAGAAAATACAGAGCAAGTAGTTCTTCACCTGCAACAACAGATCATATAACCTCACAAGCTCCTCAGGCTTGGTGACTTTCTCAATTTTGTCGTCACGGGACTTAGAAAGTTTGCTTTTGGCTATGGTCACCAATAACTGGTTCCGTTCAATGGTCCGCTGTCCTAAAACAGCACCAATAGCTTTATCAAGCCCACTTAAATCATCTTTCATGTTTTCAGAATTGCCTGCAGTGACCTAAAACAAAAGAATGCCACAATCAATTAAAATAATACACATTAACTGAAAATAACCTGAACTTATCAAAGAAGTCCTATAATTCAGATAGAAGTTATAGAACAAAGCCAACtgaagatagaaaaaaaaaaaaaaaaacaaagaagtatGCTGCTGCATTTAGTTACGAAGACTCCATACCAAGTCATTTCGAATGCAACTCCTCGCTTCATGATATGCGGCAAAGATTTTGTCAAAGATGACCAGTCTTTTCTCTGCTGGAAGGGAGTCTCCTGTAGGACCATGAAGATCTTTCTCCAAATCCTGAGCTGATCAAATTTTTCATGTCATGAAGAAAAGCTTGAGATGGGGTTCCAAAATCTAAAAGTATAAAAGATATGGAAACAAAAGTCAAGCATAGGATGAGGATAAACAAGGCAAATTATACATATCTCAAGAGCATAAGGCAAGATTTCTAAATAGGAAATTAGGAGAAGAAAACAACCAAAGAGGACTACAAGCTCTACCTTCCCTAATTTATAACCGAAAATAAGCCCACCTCTTCTAAGAATAAAAATCAAAGATCGTTTGGCCATCTTAAGACCACAAAAGATCCCTTAGCAATCTTAAGAGTTAAGACCACCAAAGATTCAATGCCAACCTTGTCAATTTTGTTGAAAGCCATATGAAAAAACATTATGTCAACCTTGTCAATTTTGTTGAAAGCCATATGAAAAAACATTGCTCTGCTCTAACCTATGAAAATTTGTTGTATGTAGACCAAACAACATGAGCCTTTTTCATAACAATCGTTGTTAAGAGGTAAGTAGACCAAACAAAATTAACACCCTTTGTTGAAAAGCGGCACATGTATGAGAGTAGGGCAGAGGAAAAAAAACTGTGAAACCGACAACCCCACTGACCCGAATGGTTTCGATCTGTTTTGAAGCTTGTTTCAGTTGGTTGcgggttattttttttggaaagccGGGTGTCGGGTCGGATAGCGGGTctgattatttttaatccgtAGAACCCGAACTGACCAATGGTATAACGGGAGAATACATGTCCAGTCAACTCATCTGACTCACCATCTTTAGAAgatgcaaaatattttatttcctctctcctctcaagcCCCCCGAAAGTGGCACAGAGCGGCACACCGGAAAAACCCAGATTGTGCACAGCAACTACTaattatttcttctctctctccaaacttcTTGCCCACATTCTTCCTCCACAAGCCGTTGACGGCGTTCCCCGTTCATGGCTTACCCACTCCAGCCATGAAGCCACCCCagatttatatttttctttcaatgacACGATAAAAATTTCTGGCATGGACAAGAATAGTCAACCCGAACTACCCGACCGAAACCAACCGTAAACCGAGTAATCCGATTTTTTAGGCTCCAACTTCCAAAGGATCCACGGTGTGAGATCGGGTGACTCATTCTTCAACCCGAGATGATAGGGTCAGTTGACGGGTGGGCTTCAAACCCGACCCGGACTGACCCGTGTTCACCCCTATTAATGTGAGTATCACCTTGCTTTCAGCAATGAGCTAATAATATCTCCTCTCCAATTCATGCATCTTCCATTCTTTACCTTACAAACTAGTCAAAAAGTTTCCTTGATATTCAATCAGCAAAGAAAAACCATGTGTAGTGAATTTTGAACCATAAATCTTTTCTCTGGAAAACCGAGTGAGATATACCGCAAGCTTGTGTTTGTGGAGCATCAGCTAATACATTGCGTTTAAGTTTGACACCAAGTTTGTATTCCCCATCTGAATTGAATCATGATATTCTGCAAGTATTCCTAATTAGCATGCCTTTCAAGTCAATATCTCCGGAAACTAAGTCTTCAAGCAGTGTGGAACTCTTCCAGCATCAGAAGTGTGCTCCAAATTAATCAACTAGACGTGCCATGAAACATTACATGAGAGTTGGAGAAATTGGTGGAAAGGAGAATAGGAACAAAAGAGAGCGTGGGGGTACAACACATGAACACATAGCAACGTCCCATCAGACAATGGGGTAGCTATAATCACATGTCCAGTATGGCAGTATGTTTATGCAGGACAAAGAACAAAGTTAAGAGACATGTAAGACCTTACTAGACAAGTCTTTGATCATAGAACTATAGATTAATGCCCTTTTATTTCCTTACGAAAAGAGAACAATAACTAACCTTTCAATATTGAAACCCGTGTCTTCGCATTAGAAATAGGGAATTTATGACCAAGCCAATGAAATTCTGTCATAGATGCAGCCTGCTGAGATCTTGCCTCATCCATAACAGCCTGCAAATTGAGATAACACAATACAGGAGATGAATGGCATGAAACGAATGTGTAAACATTATTTTCTAGTTTTTCAGATAAGAAGCAAATATCAGTCAATCACTGCTCTTACGGCAGCCATAAATAAACCTGGATAAAGCATTCATGGCTTAAGCTTCAAAACCAAAGCTTACTTCTAGTTTAGCTTTGAAAAGATCCAATGCAGGTCCTTCCATTTCACCAATGTGCATCAGTTCAGAAGTTGGTATTTTTGACTCCCCAATTTTGTGTAGACAGTAACGTATACTTGGTTCTAATTCCTCAACACGCTCACGGCACAAAACCTGATTCTCTAGGTCCCCATATTTCCCAAGTTCCTCGTAGACAGCCCTGTTAGATAAATGAAGTTAGGCACTAACTAATCATTACCTACTAAAAGAATTGAGAGAACTTCCAGATAGAAACAGCAATCTAAAAGATCAATTGAGAAGTGGAAGAAAGATTTTGGAGAAGCCCCCAAAACATGCAAAAAGGATATGCCAGTaaattaaaagacaaaatattTAACCTGATTTCTAgttttctttccctttgtccTTTCCAAATAGATTTTACACAGTCGCCTCATTTCACATTATAAAGCAGCAAAAGTTAGATGTTAGGGGTTGGGAAGTACCTGGCATTCTTGAAACTCTTTAATGCCACGTCCCAATTTTGATCTTGCTCAAACAACAAATTCCCTCTCATATAAGAGGCATAGGCCTGCAAATTGGGGATCAGCAGTTTTTCAATACAAACTGAAAAATCTCATGCTTGATTAGTTAAGTAGGAAGTGGTACTAAAAATTGAATGAGGCAAATCAAAGCTCCCAAACTACTAAAGAATTTCAAATCCCATTGTCAAAATTCATGGAATTAGATAACGTAATGATGTGCACACACTTCTGCATAGGGCTGTCCATGgatccgacccgacccgaaacTGAGGCAATTGACGGATTTGATCAGCCATTCGGGTCGGATTCGGGTTGATTTGGTCGGATTTTGCATTTAGTCGGCCGGGTGTCAGATGCACcagataatttttttgggtcacCAAACCCGACCGACATACGtatatataaagaaaaaatCCCTAATTTCCCATTTCATCCACTCGTCTGGCACTCGCCTCCCTCACGCAGACACACACGAACTcacctctcggctctctctctctctctctctctctctctctctctctcgatctctctctcctcccaaatGCCCGCCATCACACCCTCCGCCAGCTGCTTCCCCACCACTCCTCCGCCGGCTACGGCGGCATCTCCACCTCGTCCAAAACGACATCCTCGTCACTGTTGTTCCCAACAGTCAACGGTCGAGAAGGAGAAGAACGAAGGTTGAAGGAGATGAACAAAGGTTCGCAATTGTTTATTGTCCTTTGGCccactgtaatttttgaatcaaaattttgattttcagaagaaaaaaaaagtttgtagaTTTGTGATTGACTGATTGTAATCGTGATTTTGTAATTGCTGTGAATCGTGATTGTGATCTGGCCTGTGATTTCTTCTAGATCTGTGATTGAGTTTGTGATTTCGCACAACCTGACAATCCGTCCGAACCTGACCCGAACAAGTTAAAACTCGGTTCGGTTGGAACCCGATAGGGGTTTCGGTCGGGCTCGGGTGGACAATTATTCAATCCGACTACATGCGGGTCgggttggacccgacccgaaCCTGAAAAAAATCCGACCGTGGACAGCCCTACTtctacacacacaaacacaaaataatcTCCAGAAACAATTTTCCACAGTCCCTGTATTTTACAGGCATGTATAATAGCCTAACTCACCTTAAAGTACTCAACACGAAATTCTTACTATTTTCTAGTAGCATTCTCATGAGTAATATTATGGGTGAAACTGTATGAGTGACTTAATTGGTACTGTCAGTCTGTCATAGTAACCAAATGTCATAGCTTAAATTCTCAAAAGAGACCCCTAACCACCTAAACATGAGAAGTCCTACTAGAAGAATGAGAATTGCAGAGTTCACAATGTAAGCAACAATCTCACATGACATCTCTTACCTACGATAATGAAGATGAAAGTTAATACTATAACATTTAATTGCAACAATACACATACTACTGAATTAAAACGGTCACCTCGGCTTCTAAAGATGTTCTGGAATCTCCCTTGATTGCACACAATTCTGAAAAAAGAGCAGCCCATTTTACTGCCTTCCTCAACCTACCAATCAGGTAGGTCCGTTGGCAAGCATTTGGACCATCTGGCAGCTGTCTTTTCTCCATGGCATGGCTCCAAGCTCTTTCTGCCGTATAAAGAACCACATGGAGAAACCTATACGATATGCCATGAGTCATGACTATTAGGATTACAGTTCTAATTGCTATAGATCgccaccaaaaaaattgaaagcttTGGCATATGTGTACCACTTTACCTGTTTAGTTAACTACgttcaaaaatctcaaaatgCACAAGGAAAGACATGTACTTAATAGATCATCTGATCTTTAAAAAAGGTTTTTTCTCCCCCTTTTAGCTGCAGAAAGAGCACTTGCACCCTGACACTGTATAGTGTATAgcatacaaaaccaaaaagcaTACCAACTACCGTTACGGCGTTAAGCTTTAACATCAAAAGGAACATGAAATTTTCCAAGGATTGAGAGCTGACTTTAATTTTCAAGACAACAATGGAACTAAGCTTCTCAAAAACACAAATTAATCTTGCAAATGCATGTAGATAAAAATTTAAGTTGCGGAGCAACACGTGTAACAAAAACATGCCACTTTTATAGTTTTATGATTGAAAAAGTACAAGCatatcttttcttcttcttctccccttTCTTGTTTCCCATTAAATCAATAGCCAATtacaaagttgaaaattttataaTGAAGGAGATGTGACACCAAACAGGCACGctgaaagagagagatagggagagCTAGCTTTAAGACAACATCAGTTCCAAGCCAACTGGATCCCACAAACCATCTCAGCTTGCAATCTAGGTGATAGAGCTGCCATAAGGTTTCTGCAGGATATAACTAGAATATCGTTGCAGGCTAGAATCAACATTAACGCCACTATTTTATTCTGGTTGAAAGCATGTCTTCAATCAAGTAATACAAGTAAATGCCGTCAATAGATTACAaggattttcaaaaaatgccacaaagaagtgaaagaacaaaagaattaCCATTCATGACTTATCTTGTATTAGCACTAATTATGGTACCCTATCATTCACCAGATCATCAAGATGTCTCAAAAAAGGTACAACATGCTAAAAATATCCACACAATCAGTTGTAAAAAATGTCCAGAAATGGAACGagaccaattaaaaaaaaagcaagGGAGGTTCAAAATTGGAATAAGAATAGATCCCACATACGCATATACATGACGTATCAAGTGACTATAAACATAGTTTAAAGCAACAAATTAACAAGGTCGCCTCAATTTAGCATTATCCATAAACAATTTCATCCATCCCAGTTTAGAATAACTACAGTGAGTGAAAGTATAACAAATATTCCAAAATACACCTCCCTCATTTTAAGGAAAAAGTTCTACACGCAAGATATCTGAAAACACACCTCACTTCAGTGACCGTAGGCGCAGTTATGGCTTTCTTGGTGTACTTGCCACGCCCGTGTGTGAACTTCAATGACTTGTACAATCTCCTTAGTCGAGCAGTACAATACCTCCTGAAATTCCGATCCATTTACCTCGTCAAATTTCATCTTGCCTTTGCCAATCTCCACAACCTAAAGCTAAATTACGCCTCAATGTACAACGTCCACATGCATACGCTCTCGCATCATATGAACGCAGGTATATTACattcatatatacatacatgcatGCAAACAtacaaatatatgtatatcgCGTACCGGTAGCGAGTGTAATCACCAAAACGCAATCCATGCTGCATCTGAGAAGATTTCAAGAGTTGCAACACTGCGCACCAGAGTGGATTCAATTAGTTATGCAAAAAAAGCACACATTAATCGAAATTCTCGTATAATAACAGATATACACGCAGATAGAAAGAGATGATGGGTTAAACCGTTAATTGAGAACTTAGGGTTACTGATCTGATCAGAGCCATTAGGTCTCGACTCGTCAATTTCCATCGCCGCCACATCCTTTTCCTTCCCCATCAATCCtgatactaaaaaaataataataattttgcgAGATTTATGACGTAGGTGCTATGAATATGTAACGGAGATGAATGTATGAGATCGGTTCAGAAGGAAATACCTGGATTCCGGTCTCCGAAGTGTTTTCCGGTGGCTTCGAAACGGCGCCGTGTGCGACGGCGGCGGCGTCTTCAGACCTTCTACGTTGAGGAGGATGGATGGATTCTCCAGACTCGGGGTCCCTGCGGCGAGGGCAACGCGCTGCAATTTGTATCTGTAGCGCCAGAAAACGACCCCGTTTTGTTGGCAAGTTACGCAAACCCGTCgccttttctcctctctctctctctctctctcgcgcccTCTCAGTTTTATGGAAGTTGTGGGGCTACGCTGAAGtgtcacacaaatgattcgttttttttaataattgttTGAGTAGTttcgtaaaaaatcaatttaatgGGACAATTGCATGTAGTTGGccaatcatttaatttttttattggttggCCAATCATTTaatcttttatttaaaatttaaaatcttgAATATTGAAtgaattttgaataaaagttAAACAATTTGGTATTCGGTATTTCCTTGATCAAAACACCACATATATTGTAAAACTTGCTGATAAGAGGACTTACTAAAAAATTATCTTGATTAAACATCGCTAGGTATCGAAACAGTTCatagttttaaaataatttttgcgtTTTGATACATATCGAAACAGTTCAACCAAATACCAAATTCTAAATGAAAATGCAATTGTTTTCCTGTGGCTTCTAAGCGGCGACAGCGGCGTCTTCAGACCACCTACGTTTGAGAAGGATGGATGGATTCTCCACAGTTTCCACTCTCACACACTCTACAATGGAAAACCGAAAAATATATGGTGCTGAATCTAAGCGGGTCGGGGGAAAAGAATCTAAGCCGGTCAAGTAATCCGAGTATgtaataacccaaaaaaaaaggggtcatCTGAGCATGCATCTAGTCTCATGTAATCCTTCGAAATGTCCTGCGCTCCCGTTTTCAATCATTACACCATGCTATCGCTCTCAATTCTAGCTCTCATAAATTTTGATAAATTTGAATAGATTGAGATTTGTTACAAATACGCTTTCACGCTAGCACCTCCGCACCAGCTCACGCTtgcaaattatgtgacttaaaTCTAGCCATCTACTAGTCCGCCACGGTGCCACCAGTTTTTATGTTGGGCCGGAAAATAAATATGGTTCTTCCTTGGAAACACAAGAAACGCAAGAAAACTTCAAAAGCATCAGAACTCGAAACCCAAACTATTCTCTTAGTTGGTCTCTTTCGCAAAACAATTCCGTTGTATACAAAATGCTTTTCCTGTGAAAAGAACAACTGGTAATATAACCTGACCATAATTACCTTCCCTTTCAGTACAGATTCGATCGCTTCGAACACAATTGGAACTACCCAAAAATGACAGTAAACAAAATCTGGGTTTATGGTTTTGACAACTGCGTTACGGCACTTGATTGATGATATCCATGCTGTTGATTCCAATTCATGCAAACTTCCCGTATAACAATATTAGTTCTgtagaaaaacagaaaaagattACACAATCAACAGAATCTGTAgaatcttttttttccttataaacTGCAGTATACCAGACAGTCAcatggaaaaacaaaagactCCATATGGAAATGTTGTTTCAATCAAATGATGCACAAGTTCATGTAATCCAAATGTAAACAAGCACCAAAGCCTAAGACCAAAAACAGTTCCAACCAAAACATATAGCAACCGAAAACTGACGAAAACCGTTTTCCTGTAGAGTACTCATTTACTGCACCTACATTATTTcccacactaaaatggagttAATTGAGAAGGTATTGCAGATAGCTCAAGCTTCCATCTCCCATCCTGCATCTCACTCTCGTCTCCGTTAATCCTTTCGCCCGGTACTTGATGCGAGAACTGCACCATCTGTTTCATCAGAATAGTCTTCACCAGCAAAAATCCCTTAACAAAATGCCTTTGGAACAAAACCCTCGAACTACACACCTCAAACAAAGGAGCAACATTTACTCCCAGCTCTTGATCGAAAGGCGCGATTACCTCCACCATCTGATATTCCCTTTGCTCCGTCCCACTGTCATTGTACACAGCCCACACCTCACCTCTTTGGGGAATGATTTTGTAAAATGACCTGTGCCTTTTGTTTTCACCCTCCATTATGACCTGGTGTGAGAACTCTTCAACATCTCTTAAAGTCGCCACCTTTTCTGCCCGAAAAGTTCCACACGAGATGGGTAAGTTCTTATCCACCCACTCCATCTCATCCTCCGATATTGGGTGTGGTTTCAACATCATAACCTCAACCTTAAGTTCATGGGGTAATGTATtggatacaataccgtatgagcaaGGCATATGATCCGGGCCTTCGTACAAAGCCCATATCTGTCCTCGTAAAAACTTGCTACAATCTTTCTTCTCCACTTCTTGATCATTTTCTTTGGGATCTTCTGATAGAGCTGCATTTTTGCTTGCATTAAGGGAAACCACTAACGGGTCCAAAAACAGACGCCCCTCTTCTGTTTTGCTGCTACCgatgattttgtatttttgaatCCGATGTGAAAAGCTATATAACTGATCTCTAAGGATGGAAACAGGTACCTGATTTTCAGAAGCATTTTTGTGCTTCCAAAAGCTAGAATCCCCTGCATATACCAAATGTGAAACCTGAAAGCCCTCGTTTCCATTGAAGTCAGTGAGGATTTCAACAAAATCATAGTCAAAATATTGCTCATTTGGGCTTCTCTCTGGGTCACAGCTCCATTGCATTTGCCAATCTTTGTAAATCCCCCATACCTCACCTtttttagggtaaatttcaaaattctCAGTTCCTGCATCCCAGTTACACTGAATTGGATGTGAGAACATGGCATGATCCACGAACAAGACACTTTTCTTCCGCCTGAAGTTTCCACAGGCAATAGGTAGCCCCGCCTTGTACcacttcttttcattttcactaGTGGGACAAGGTTCTAGCCAAGTCATAACCTCTCTACCAGATGATGTACATTCTAATAAGGCGTATCTACGAGGTAATCCTTCGCGATCATCATATAATGCCCAAACACTATTGTCTTTGAGTTTCTCCTTCATCATCATGCTCTTGAAATCAAGAACTTTCAAAAGAAGCAACCGATCATCGATTTTTGGATCCATTGTATCGATGGAATTACCAACGCGGAGTGGAAGTGCAGCAGGATCCAGTTCAAAGCAACCGTGGATGAGAGAATCTTGTGCATTAAATATTCGGAAAGATGGGACTTGATGAGAAAACCAGTCCAGTTGATTCGGGCCTATTTGTAGAGAAACTTCAACTCTGTCCTTCACTTGTCGCTTGTATAAACTTCGGTACCCACCTTCGACTTTGACCAGATAAACAGCCCTCAACCCATTTTCAGAATCCTTAAGGATCTCGACCAGGTCATAGACCTGCAATCTGGGAGAAGAAACTCTGCTGCCGTCCTTGTAAATGGCCCAAACTTGACCTTTCCTAGGGGATATATGGTAGGAAAATCTGTTCCTTCTGTATCGCAATTGATGAGAAGCTCTATGAGAGAAGGAATAACGACTGACATCTAGACCCTTTGAGTAGAGGGTAAAGTTTCCACAAACAGGTCGAAACCAACTGGTTTCTGTGGAATTCTGCTCCCCATTGTGTTTCAATAACGTTACATACGCAGCATGGGTACCTTGTGAAAAGACAGAATCGGTGTTTTGTGAAATGAGGTCAATCTTAACATATCGACGAGGCATCCCATAGTCG
This DNA window, taken from Rhododendron vialii isolate Sample 1 chromosome 8a, ASM3025357v1, encodes the following:
- the LOC131335245 gene encoding uncharacterized protein LOC131335245 isoform X2, which gives rise to MGKEKDVAAMEIDESRPNGSDQISNPKFSINVLQLLKSSQMQHGLRFGDYTRYRRYCTARLRRLYKSLKFTHGRGKYTKKAITAPTVTEVRFLHVVLYTAERAWSHAMEKRQLPDGPNACQRTYLIGRLRKAVKWAALFSELCAIKGDSRTSLEAEAYASYMRGNLLFEQDQNWDVALKSFKNARAVYEELGKYGDLENQVLCRERVEELEPSIRYCLHKIGESKIPTSELMHIGEMEGPALDLFKAKLEAVMDEARSQQAASMTEFHWLGHKFPISNAKTRVSILKAQDLEKDLHGPTGDSLPAEKRLVIFDKIFAAYHEARSCIRNDLVTAGNSENMKDDLSGLDKAIGAVLGQRTIERNQLLVTIAKSKLSKSRDDKIEKVTKPEELVRLYDLLLQNTADLSDLVSSGRDRKSEELAFAEECALKTLVFRAERCFYLAKSYSSAGKRTEAYALYCRAGSLASDTLKKLQSLTTCDQAMMKELKMLYDDSRSNSCIEHATGIMEEEKAPEILSKKISTISLSGADKKEKYLTEKLDTYESAVGDLNTKGLPRIEAFPPAFQAIPRNPIVLDLAYNTMEFPSLENRMKKEKKGFIGRLWR
- the LOC131335245 gene encoding uncharacterized protein LOC131335245 isoform X1; translated protein: MGKEKDVAAMEIDESRPNGSDQISNPKFSINVLQLLKSSQMQHGLRFGDYTRYRRYCTARLRRLYKSLKFTHGRGKYTKKAITAPTVTEVRFLHVVLYTAERAWSHAMEKRQLPDGPNACQRTYLIGRLRKAVKWAALFSELCAIKGDSRTSLEAEAYASYMRGNLLFEQDQNWDVALKSFKNARAVYEELGKYGDLENQVLCRERVEELEPSIRYCLHKIGESKIPTSELMHIGEMEGPALDLFKAKLEAVMDEARSQQAASMTEFHWLGHKFPISNAKTRVSILKAQDLEKDLHGPTGDSLPAEKRLVIFDKIFAAYHEARSCIRNDLVTAGNSENMKDDLSGLDKAIGAVLGQRTIERNQLLVTIAKSKLSKSRDDKIEKVTKPEELVRLYDLLLQNTADLSDLVSSGRDRKSEELAFAEECALKTLVFRAERCFYLAKSYSSAGKRTEAYALYCRAGSLASDTLKKLQSLTTCDQAMMKELKMLYDDSRSNSCIEHATGIMEEEKAPEILSKKISTISLSGADKKQEKYLTEKLDTYESAVGDLNTKGLPRIEAFPPAFQAIPRNPIVLDLAYNTMEFPSLENRMKKEKKGFIGRLWR
- the LOC131335243 gene encoding uncharacterized protein LOC131335243 — translated: MVYNLRGRRILDNQERSDIYRKKRPKKSELIMPHAKDTSAPIEAGEEDMSPPIDIDSDEDFTHIAGNENDVASSGMENDFHTFDNDRLPNKILKGQIWAIYDDYGMPRRYVKIDLISQNTDSVFSQGTHAAYVTLLKHNGEQNSTETSWFRPVCGNFTLYSKGLDVSRYSFSHRASHQLRYRRNRFSYHISPRKGQVWAIYKDGSRVSSPRLQVYDLVEILKDSENGLRAVYLVKVEGGYRSLYKRQVKDRVEVSLQIGPNQLDWFSHQVPSFRIFNAQDSLIHGCFELDPAALPLRVGNSIDTMDPKIDDRLLLLKVLDFKSMMMKEKLKDNSVWALYDDREGLPRRYALLECTSSGREVMTWLEPCPTSENEKKWYKAGLPIACGNFRRKKSVLFVDHAMFSHPIQCNWDAGTENFEIYPKKGEVWGIYKDWQMQWSCDPERSPNEQYFDYDFVEILTDFNGNEGFQVSHLVYAGDSSFWKHKNASENQVPVSILRDQLYSFSHRIQKYKIIGSSKTEEGRLFLDPLVVSLNASKNAALSEDPKENDQEVEKKDCSKFLRGQIWALYEGPDHMPCSYGIVSNTLPHELKVEVMMLKPHPISEDEMEWVDKNLPISCGTFRAEKVATLRDVEEFSHQVIMEGENKRHRSFYKIIPQRGEVWAVYNDSGTEQREYQMVEVIAPFDQELGVNVAPLFEVCSSRVLFQRHFVKGFLLVKTILMKQMVQFSHQVPGERINGDESEMQDGRWKLELSAIPSQLTPF